Sequence from the Mauremys reevesii isolate NIE-2019 linkage group 5, ASM1616193v1, whole genome shotgun sequence genome:
TTATGTGATCACAAATAGTAGCGAAAAAGATCTGCAAATTGTAAATGGGGGAGAACATGGTCAACAAGAGTCTCTACTAAGATTGAGAAACATTCGTTTAGGAGGACTACAGGCAAGTTTTATACATCTGTTCAATATAGTTACATTTAGCAGATGGCATAAGTTTAGTAATATAAAAGTGTTTATTCAGTATCTGCTAAAATTGCTACTGTATCTTTAAGAATCAATCTGAATACCTCAACCTTTTATGGAAAGAGGCAAGCACTGCACAAATTAAGTAGACTGATGTTTGACTGTGTCACAACTGCCAACACAAGCCTAGACAGCATCACCAGTTAAGTTCAGCTTCTTTTTAACCATTTCACCATGATGCCTAAAATCCATGTGTCAGTCAACGTAGTGGGGAAGTGACCCCATGTAGGACAGAActtaataaaaattgaaaaattatGAACACAATAATTCAATGCATCTTAATAAGGATACAGAAAACATCTATTTAATGTTTCTGCAATAAAATTGGTTAACACTGAAAGAGTTCAGATCACAATACTTGCACTCTGTCCTTTGACTAGTCTTATAAAAGCAAACAAGCAAGATTTAAGCATAGCTAAACACTCTAGTTTATTACTGGACAAAACAAAATTCTGTGTCTCTCTCAGGAAGCTGTTCAGCAGCCAGTTCAATTGTAGGTACTAAATTTAAGTATGTCTATAGTTCTGCTTTGAAGTTGTGAACACCaagaacaaaaacaacaacacaaatTATAAATATGGTTGAACTTCAGATACTTTTTGCTACTCTACTACCTATGAttgtttaatttaattgaaattttATTAGCTCTCTATACTCTATTAGCTACCCATGATTGTTTAATTTAATGGAAATATTAGCTTTCTATATGCCAGGAGTAAAACAAATTTTGTTTAGATCTGAAAACAAGCTGCTTTATAGTAAATGACTTCCTCTAAAAGTTTCAGcaagcgctctctctctctctctctctctatatatatacacacacacacacacttgcaaacTTATTAGACATACTGAATTACCGTATATTTGAAGTATATGCAAGTTTGTGCTCGGCTAGATACGCACTCCAATAtattcagtatcagaggggtagccgtgttagtctggatctgtaaaagcagcaaagagtcctgtggcaccttatagactaacagacgtattggagcatgagctttcgtgggtgaatacccacttagttgGATGCATGTGACATgacatgctccaatacgtctgttagtctatacggtgcaacaggactctttgctactccAATATATTGTGGCAATGCTGTtcaaacagattaataaaacactaATATTCTTAACCCAACTCATGAAATTGATTATTTTACAGGTGTCTACTTCagaatggtttttttttaaaaaagatatttcCACTGCAGAGCACCAGCTATCTCAAGATGGCAACTCTAAACTCTGTCTTTAATGAGTCAAGTTGTAGTTTGGTATCAAAGTGTCATCCTTTCCATCATCCCACCCAAACAAGCAACCAAGAAAACTATAGAAACTCTGCTGTTTAAGCCCAGTTAGCAGGCCCATTCAATGAGGTAGGACTTTAGAAGATGATGTTAGCAGGATTTCCCATAAAAGAAATGCATTATTGGATGCAATCCCAGCAAACATCAAACGCATCTGAAATTAATAGTGGCACTGAGTCCAATATTTCAACTATCAGGCCCCATTTGTAAGTAGAGGCATATGGCTTGTTGAGCCAATGGGAAGTCCACTCACAGCCAAAATGACAAAAACCAGGAGAGCTATGCAAAAATCCCAGACTGAAATTTTTTGCTATTATCACAGGTACACTAAAATTAAATTTGCTTTGTGACACAAATGCAGCTGTTTAAAGTTAAGAGATCAAACTTATGACAAAGACAGACCTAGTTTAGAATAAGTACATTCTAAATAAAAGAGGTATGGCAGCCTTATGCAGGGAACAACAAGTATTGTAACTACTCTTTCCTGCAGGTTACTTATTTTGTTAATATATTAGACCAAATCAAGACAAAGTAATAAAGTTAAGGAAGACCTAAAGAAGATGTAAAATGGAGAATTGTTCTTAAAGTAATCTGCTGTTTACTTGGAATGGCTAGTTTCTAAGGTAGAATGATTGTCTTAAATTTAGATTCCtcacaacaaaaaatgtaaatgcATAAGCTGCTATACTACCAACTGAGATTGGGGCCTGATAGCAAGAGACAATCCTTGCCCCCAAGAATTGGCAAACTAACTAGACAAGACTGCCAGAGGCTTGAGAAAaaaatatctccattttacagacaggaaccTAAGGCACAGAGATTAGGTGACTTGCCTAAAgatacacaggaagtctgttacAAAAATTGAACCCCCTCAGTccaagaccattcttcctcttCGCATTTAACGTCTCTAAATCAAAGGGCTTCTATGTTCCAGTCATCAAATAACGATGGACATCCCTCAAAAAGTTGCCAGTCAGGGAAAACTAAAACCCATATGCAAAGTGGCATTGGCAAGGATACTAATAAGATGAaaaggtgaatttaaaaaaagagagagtcagagcGGTCCACAAATAAAGTATAAAAAGGCTTGTCCACAAGAACAATTTGATAAGATCTAAAATGAATCTATATTAAAAAATAAGGGATAAAAGCAGCCCAGATTTAAAAGGCGCCTTAAGTGTCTTAAATTGACGAATGTGAAAAATGCTTTCTGATAGTTTAAAAAGCATTTCTGCTCCCTTGTTGCTGTGCAAGAATTTCTTCAGtttcctccttttcccctcttGTAAAGTCAGTAAGCAATAATTCTGGCTATTGCTGGCATTTTTTATAAACTGGAAAATATTTTGGTTAATTGTCACTTACAGTACACTTGTAACATTAGAAGGTACAACATTTTCATAAAAATCACCATGAACATTGTCAGTATCACTTAATATGTTAAATAGACCCATTTACAATGCTAGACAAAATTAAAGACAAACATTAAGACATCTCCAGTTACATACCATTCTTACCTGTAAGGGTAAGAGAGTATTACTGTTGTTGTCGGTTCGGAAAACATTATCTTCAATCCATGATTTTGGTGTCAGCGATGGAGTAGAGCGAGTAAATTTAGGGGGAGCTATGACATTACCAGAAAAGGGCTTCTTCAAAGGAGAAATTTGGTTCATAGTTCCTGGAATTCCCATGTTTCCAGTTCTACGATGGTCTCTGCCATGCATTCCTCCCCAGGACATATTTCCTGTGCTCCAGCCACTACTCTGATGGTTGCTCCAGGGCGACTGCTTCAGAagaggctaaaaaaaaaaaaaaaaagagagagagagagagagagagaagagtggattcgattttgtttttttaaaacattcctAGTTTGCTTGTTACCTCAAGAAAGATCAAACGGCTTTTGTAAAGAGTACGAAAACTGGAAGTTCCCATTTGCCTATAAACTAACATCCACGGCAAAGGAGAAAACTGAATACAAGTAACCATAAAACAAGACTGCTTTACCAAAAAGACTGATTTGCCAAAATGATAAATTAGGATTTCCATTCCTTTCTTGGTAAAATATTCCTACAGTTATTTAAATACAATAAAAGCTGCCACACTTTCATTATGTAACTAATCTGTCACGTGTTACATAGGCAGGCAGGCCCCTGACTGATATGTCTCTGTAGAGTAGCATTAGATGGTTTCATGAAGGTcacttgttggtttttttgtgaGTAAAGGAGAAAGTAGTGAGTTGCAGGGTAAAAAAAATTATAGGTCAATCTAAAATATTACATAAAGAGGAAAATGTTTTCAAGTAACAATGACAAAGATGGATTATCCCACAGACAATCTGTATAACCTAAAATTATTTGTTCAGAGTAATTATCCTTGATGGCTATTAtaatacatttatatttttagATACACTTTAAAGGCAACAGCTTGAACTTCTGGTGTAACAAActagaccagatcctcagctggtgtaaactggcatagctgtgCAGAAATCAGCGAACCAAAAGTGTTTTGCCACACCCGAGGAATCTGGCTTTTTGATTATTTCAGAAAGGGATTGTTTTGATATCCAATGGACTACTGCTATTATACAAAAGAAAATTTACATATTCAGACTAACCCCAGAGGGAAAATAAAAGATCTTTTCAGGAGGAAAATGGGTAAAAAACACTATTGCTGCCTTCAATACTTAATAATCTATGCTAAAACCAATGTGCGAACTGAAATAGTTGTCATACTACCAAGAGGTGGACCCACTGAACTCTGGTGATAATAAAGAGCTGTGTTTGCCTAGTAAAGCAAAGTAAAAGTATTTAAAACTTGGCTGGTCATGGAAAGGATATTTTTCAGACACCCTTTGATGAAACAGAGGGTCTATAAATCCAATTCTAATCTGAAATCCAAATGTAACACCTCAATCTCAAAAATAATGTAATTCTAATGACAATCTAAAGGATGCCAGATGTGCAATACTAAAAAAGGTTAAATATGATAAGTATTGATGGAGCTGTACAGACATAAAAGTTATCCTGAAAATATGGTAAAGCCACTGTGGTCAGATACTCAGGCAGACACCCCTGTTCTATATAATTATAGAAAATTATGTTGTAAAACTTGAATGCTTTGTGTTGGAATTTTGGGAGAGGCAGGCACTCTACTGAGAAACAAACTTTGGAGATAATGTCAAGTGTTAAAACAGGTCTTTAATCTTGCTAACTATGCTTTCACATCACTGTTTAGGTTTACTACCTACAACTGACATATTCATAACTGAATAATggccagggaagtgagaggtgaAAAGAATTCCCCACAAATGTTAATGTTAGAGAGAACTGCTGTCCTCTCTCTTAATTGCTTTGGAATTTGTTTAAAACCAGAGCAAACTAAGCGATAAGATCCATGTTAAAACATATTTACCACACATGAACATATAAACATACATTTTCTTGTAGTACAATTTTTGAATGccaattaccaaaaaaaaataaacactttACTTCATAAAATCCCAATCATACCTACTTGGTAAAATTCCACACAGTTTAATACTAGAATTAAGCAGAAATTAAACTGACTATGGGGCCTATATGGTATATTCAGCCATGAAGGGCCTAAAAAACCTTAACATGATGCAAATGTCACACACTATGATATGTTAACTGGAGAGAGAACAGCAGCTCCATGGAACAAAATATGACACGTTATCTTAGTCTCAACATACAAAACCAGGAAGAAAAGCAACCTCTTTAGCCAATAGGAGATGAGGATTCCATGCCACCCATTAAACTAGTAGGTGCAGTAAGTGCTGTAGGCAGGAGAATTAGGACAACCTGAATGAAATACAGTAGCGAAGCTGCTATTTGCCTGTATCGCCACATACACAAGTAACTCTAAATAAAAGTTATTCATCTTGACAGTTCTCAGATGAATTAAAGTCACTTAACGCCAAACCTGCCTATGCAAGTCAATGTATATGTTCTCAAttttaaagtatatttaaaaAGTCTACCAAACCCCTGAccttaaaacaaaccaaaggacaAGGAAAGGTGTTTGTCTGAAGCAGGAAGGCTAATAGTTCAACAAACATGTTTTCTGGAGGGAAACCTGTTCCTTTTCACATTGAAATTGTGACCTTTTCACTAGTAGTATTGGGGGCAATTacaaacaaaactaaacaaaaaattgTTGACAGCTAAGGAAAGGACGCCTCTAGACAGCAGCTATAAAACCCAGTAAGTACAGTATCGATCAGTATAACTCACACTAAGAATCAATGGGCCTGTCATATTATTATTACTTAATCCGCTTTTGCTCACCTGATACCtacagcagcagaagaggaagagggtCGGGAAGAAGGGGCAGTCAACAGACCTCTAACCCGAAACGAATTCGtttgccctccccctcccttgccggGCGACGGGAGCTCTGCGGCACCCCGGCCAGAGGAATGGGGTCCAGACCCCCCCGAGAGAGCTGGAGAGAAACGGGGCCGAGGCCCCCCACTCCGCCAAAGGGCGCTCGCTGCAGCGCCGAGACTGAGCCTGGGCTGTGGCAGCCCCGCCCTGTTTCCACCAGCCGGCTCCAGCAGCGCTGTCCCTGCTGCCGGGTAACTTCGGCCGGGGGGACTCAAATAAAACCTCAGCTGTTTGCCCCGCTAGGGCGGGGACCTCCCCCCCACGGTCCGAGTGGCTTCCCCAGCGCTCTCCCCCATGCGGAGGGGGTCCCCGCTGGCGGCCGCCCCGAAGCTCCCGGGCCCCGCACCTGGTGGTGGTTGTAGGAGTTCCTCTGCTGCAGGAAGGCGGCCGCGGCCGCCGCCGCCTGGTGTTGGTGCTGGAGCTGGGGGCTCACAGGGGATCTCcggttctgctgctgctgctgaggtaaATTCATCTGCGGCGGCGGGGCGGCGGCCGAGAAGGGGCTGCTGAAGGGCCCGGCGCAGGGGTTGTGAGGCGACACCGGCGAGAAGCTCTGGAAGAAAGCGGGGTTGATCGAAGACGGGATCCCCGGGTAGAAGCTGGTCTCGGACTCCGGGCTCGGCGGAGGCATCGCGCTGATCTggctcccgctgctgctgctggagactgGAGGCTGCTGCGTTTGCGGCGGAGGCGGCGACGAGGTCTGCACCGACCAGGGGGTGCCGAAGCCGGGCAGCGGCGGCGGAGGAGGGGAAGCCGCTGAGGAGGAGCCGCCCCCGCTCTGGTGATGGGGGCTGGGGATCTCCGAGCTCTGCAGGCTGCTGAAGCCGGAGCCGAGCCCGCCCGGCAAGAGGGTCCCCGGGTTGCCCAGCAAGTGGCTGTTCGGGGGGGACTCCATGGGGGGCAACTGGGCTGTAGCCTGCAGGTGAGGAGGAGACGGAGGCGGATTCACACAGGAGGAGACAACCACCCCCACATTGGGGTCCGCGGCTGCCTGTGCCCCCGGGCAGGAAGGGGGGAGCCGCTCCGAGCCCCCGCTCTCTGCGCCGCCCTTCTGCTCGGCAGGGCTGAGCGGCTGGTAGGGCGGATAGTCCCCTGTCTGCGGCTGCTCCGGGGGGCGAGCGCTGAGGAGCTGGCGCGGCTGCCTGTGCTCCTGGTACTTGTCAGTGGGGTGGCTGAAGTGCTGCTGCTGAGGGGGGTGGCGATGATAGTCGGGGGAGTGGTGGTTAGTCAGGGGGTGGCTGCTGccgagctgggctgggctgctgagctgctgctgcttgaactctttcctcttctggctCAGCTGAGGCGCAGGCGGTAGCGGCTGCTGCTTGTTTAAATCCTGGTGGTGGGGGCCGAGACTGGGTTTAAAGTCAGAGGAGGGGTGGCTGAGAGGGGGGTGTCCTGCTGCGGGGCCGCTGCCCAGCCTCTcgctccctgcctgctgctgtgtcacccCCAGGAGCAGCTCATCCTGCATGTTTTGATGCTACGCAGCAGCCGCCGCCGACAGCAACAGAGAGGGCGGTGGCGACACACCGGACACGCTGCTGAGGGAGGAACCGGTTCGGGTGGGTGACGAGGGGCAGGACGGAATGAGAAGCTGATGCTGCCAGGGAGGAGAAGGACCCCGTGTAGGCAGCGCCTCCTACGCCAAGCAATatctgggggctgctgctgccagtCCTTGTAGGCAGTGGCTTAGGTCTGCGAGCCCACCGTTCAGTAAAGCCCCTGACACCCTGACCCAGCGTAGGGGTAAACACcccccttgcagggggaagggacaACCCCGCCTCTGACAATCCACTTTACCGGGTAAAAACCCCctcctgggtttaaaaaaaatcaacctccAGCATAAGATTTCTCTTTTCCCCACAATAATAATCGCCCCTCTGGGGTAAAAAAATCCCACATTCTAGACTCCTCATCAGGTTAAAAGAGCCTCATACTAAATCCCTATAGACTAGTCCTTCGCCTCGAACAATCCTGCAAATAATCATCAGCAGCACCCGGAACGGTCACCCGCCATAGTGACCCCGGCCTCTGTATAATCCCCTATACAGGACTATGGGGGGGCGGTGCTAGTTTGGGCACTGAGTGAAGAGAGGCTGTCACCGTCCCCTATTACATGTCCATCAAATAGGCCTGTTTCTGAGGCTGggcacggctcttcccctcccccttagccttctcccccacccccagtaccgGCTCCTAGCCGGCTGCAGCACCCTTAAGAACTCCGGAACGTTCGTCACGATCCCGTCACAATCCCCACCTTCTGGCGGGTCGACCTCTTTAATAAATCATGAGTCCCTCCCCCTTATTAATAATTCATGAGCGCACGCTACTCCTCTTCGTTAATCATTAATCGCCGGCTCCAGTGAGGGTTCGATACCGTCCTGCCGGCTGCTCTCGCGCTGCTCCAACTGACAGAGCGCGAGAACGGGCAGGCCCGGGCGAACGATGACACCCACCAGCAGGGCGGACGCTACCACTTCAATAAGGGGTAGATAAACGCGATTCCCCCGCCTCCCCAGTAATTCACTATATACCTGCCTGCTCCTTTAAcgaagaaaatatttatttgtatggTGCACTTGAATACAGCtccttaaagaaaatattttgctgGAGGGGAACAAAATGCGAGATGATtccccccggggaggggggggggctgaaaaTGGTTTCTTCCACTGCCGCGGATCGTGCCAGGGACTGTTTCTCCGTCGCTGGCAGGCGAGAACTATCGTCACTGCTCCCTCAGCCCGACCCCTCCTACCGAGCTTATTTGCATTGACGCAGCCGCCCGCCGCAGAAGGGGCAAGGACGCAAGCGCCGCTGGGCGTGGGAAAAATGAAGCCGGTTGGGAGGAGAGAGACGTGGAGGTGGGTGGGGCAACGCTGCGGGGCGGGAGCCCGGCCTGAGGAGCGTGACGTGACGTGCTAGCCCCGGGGTTTTATAGGCCTTGTGCAAAGCCTGACGGCTGCCTCCAGTGCCCTAGGGTACTGCCCGCCGGCCCTTGCCTTCGGGCAGCTGGTCTCTCCCGCCGCGCCACACGGCCCTCCACGGTCTGGTGACCCCTCCCGCTCAGCCTCATCAGAGCCTGAGCTTCCTGGGCTGGCCCCTTGCGGGCTGATGCTGGGCCCGGGGCGGAGCGGGTTCAGTTAGCCTAGGGTGGCTTTAAAGCAATGGTTAGCAGGAGCTTGGGAGGTCACCAGAAGCTTTAGGCTGCGGTCCaattcctcctgctaacgatataGGGGGGTCATTAAATAACAAATCAGTGAATAAGAAgggaataaaactttaataaaaataaccagagagcatctctgctgaactgctgcccccaggcatgcAGTGTTCCCAGTCcatgccgcccccccccattCCTACGTTCATAATACTGTCCCATATGAGGCAGTGTTTCTAAATGATGATCTAATACAAACATATCTCTACATCTTccttcttaaagaaaaaataacttttatatacatatatataaactGCTAACAGCTATCTATTAGCACATGTATTAAATTTTCAATCCAGGTAGTATAGTACATTGCCATAAACCTAATGTGTCAACTATCTAGAGAGGAGAGGTTATCAAACATCACTCTCGAGTCTTTACCACTCGCGTTTCTCAAATACCCCTTCTCCAGGCAGGTTAGCAAGTCTCCAGTCTTTCAGGATGTTTAATCTCCAGCTCTGATCTCAGTAACAGCCTTTCATTAGAGTCTGAGTTCTCTTGTGCTCTGACCCTTTCTCCTTCGTTCATTGATGGGAAATGCCAGAGTCCATATCTACTGTCAATGTGTTGAACCTTTTGGGGATTATTCATAGATCCCTTTGATTGTGTCTAAATGTGTCCCCCTGATCTGTCTGGACTACATAAAACCTTGGATGCAGCTGCTCTTTATTGGGACCCTTTGTCCCAAAGTATTAGAGGTGTGATTCCTCAGACATGCTCTTATCAGCTGGGTTAAGAGATGGGAATCCATGAGctcttttgtcaaaataatatttctgcttccGCTTCTGATTTTCTTTTGTCTTTAATTGTTATGAAATTTCAGTATCAGTAAATAGTAAATTAGGTCTGATCCTCTTTCCCATTAacagctgagctggagaaaagccaTTCTCCAGGGGTGTATTTCAGTAACACTTTATACAAATCACCCCCACTGTCAAAAGTCTTTTTCATAAGGTTCCTTATTGTCTGTTTAGACCTTTCCACAAGTCCATTTGATTTGGGGGTAATTTGGACCTGGTGTTTTGTGATGAAAATCCCAATCTTTGGCAAATCATCTAAAATCTGCACTGGAAAATTGCAGCCCATTATTGCTAAAGACTTCATCTGAAATTCCCATGTCTGGAGAAGATTCCTTTCATGCCAGTTATCACTGACTTACTATTAGTACTGTGCTGTGTGGAAATTTTCATATACAGAGAATAATAATCTGTCACTATTAAATAATCCTTTGATTACAAGGTAAATAAGTTAGTGGCTACCTTCTAAGGCCTTTGTGGAACTGGATGAGGTCTCAGTGGCTCTGTCTGTTGGCATGGCATGTATTTCAAACATGAACAACAGTTTCTTATCACATTAGCAATGTTGGGATTGATCAGTGGCCATTACAGCACCTCTCATGCTCGTTGTTTGTACTTCTCAATTCCTAAATGACCCTCGTGGATCTTCTGTAGAATTTCTTTCCAGAGGCTCATTGGAATTACAACCTTACTGCCCTTGAAAATCACCCCATCTATCACAGTAAGTTCATGTCTGCAGTTCCAATAGTTTCTTATACTTGGACAGCAACTCCTTATTTCTTCACCCCCCCCTTTAATTATCACTTCTTTAAGGATTCCCAATGATTCATCTTTCTCTGTTTCCTCTCTTATTTCTTGCAGTTCCTGTAATGATGGGAATTGACTTTACAATGAAATCTAGATAAGCCTGCATCTCTGTCTCTAAAGTCTTCTCTGATGTTGTGGGAGCCACTGCTCAGGAAAGTGCATCTGCAGTAATCATGAATTTACTGGGTATGTTGGTCACAACCAAATCATACTTTTGCACCTTCATCATCATTCTTTGAATCTTTACAGTGCAGTCATTTAGCGGTTTGCTACCTAACTCTATCAGGGGCTTGTGGTCCATTTCAGCTTCCACTGTCTGGCCATAAATAATATACTGATGGAATCTCTCACAGGTAAACAATATTCCTAAAAGCTCCTTCTCAATCTATGTGAATCTGATTTCTGCCTCAGTCAGTGATTTGGATGTATATGCCACGGGTTGCCAACAACCCTCACACTTCTGTAAAATAACTGCACCTAACCCAGACTGTGAAGCATCTGCTGAAATTTTAATAGGCCTTCCTGATGCATAGAACTTCAACACTGATTCTTGTATCAGTTTAAATCTTCCCATGATTCCTCCTGTTCTGCACCCCAAtaccatttatttttgttttcccccCTTCTTAAGCTATTGTGCTCACCAGATACATGCAAAAGCCCCTGTGCCTGGTGCTCCACGTGATTCTCGTGCCTCCCTTTATTTCTGCTTTCAGTTGCAAATGCAGGAGTTAACTTCAAAATCACTGCAGTTTCCTCCTTATTCAGCACTTCTGATACCATTTAAccatcttggggttcattaaataacaaaccagtgaatgagaaaggaataaaacttgaATAAAACAAACTAGAGAGCATCTTTGGTGAACTGCTGACCACAGCTATGTGGTTCTTCTCAATCCCCACCTCCAGGACACATCTCCAAATTCTTATGCTCATAATACCGTCCCTTATGAGGAAGCATAtctaaattataatcttctacAAACATATCTCTACACTCCTGGAGAGGTGAGAATTCAAAATGGGACCCATCTACTCAGCCTAAATGCATTGTGGCTGTAGGACAGGGGAGATTGTGCAGGCCCCCAGGAGAGATAAGGGCAGCCATTTGCTTGGGTGGGTGCAGGCATTGCACACTTCTCTCGCCTCGCCCCAAAACAAGAAACTAGCTGGGGACTTGCCTGCGACCTACACAGCTCATGTTAGAGTTCAGATTGAACCCATGAAACACCCTAAGAAGTGGGCTGGGGATGGCTTATGCACAATGGAGGTTGTAGGGCATGTAGTCCAGTTGTGGGATACATGCTGGATAGTGAGATCTTAAAACAT
This genomic interval carries:
- the CPEB2 gene encoding cytoplasmic polyadenylation element-binding protein 2 isoform X1: MQDELLLGVTQQQAGSERLGSGPAAGHPPLSHPSSDFKPSLGPHHQDLNKQQPLPPAPQLSQKRKEFKQQQLSSPAQLGSSHPLTNHHSPDYHRHPPQQQHFSHPTDKYQEHRQPRQLLSARPPEQPQTGDYPPYQPLSPAEQKGGAESGGSERLPPSCPGAQAAADPNVGVVVSSCVNPPPSPPHLQATAQLPPMESPPNSHLLGNPGTLLPGGLGSGFSSLQSSEIPSPHHQSGGGSSSAASPPPPPLPGFGTPWSVQTSSPPPPQTQQPPVSSSSSGSQISAMPPPSPESETSFYPGIPSSINPAFFQSFSPVSPHNPCAGPFSSPFSAAAPPPQMNLPQQQQQNRRSPVSPQLQHQHQAAAAAAAFLQQRNSYNHHQPLLKQSPWSNHQSSGWSTGNMSWGGMHGRDHRRTGNMGIPGTMNQISPLKKPFSGNVIAPPKFTRSTPSLTPKSWIEDNVFRTDNNSNTLLPLQVRMDRNRMYDSLNMHSLENSLIDIMRAEHDPLKGRLSYPHPGTDNLLMLNARSYGRRRGRSSLFPIDDGLLDDGHSDQVGVLNSPTCYSAHQNGERIERFSRKVFVGGLPPDIDEDEITASFRRFGPLVVDWPHKAESKSYFPPKGYAFLLFQEESSVQALIDACIEEDGKLYLCVSSPTIKDKPVQIRPWNLSDSDFVMDGSQPLDPRKTIFVGGVPRPLRAVELAMIMDRLYGGVCYAGIDTDPELKYPKGAGRVAFSNQQSYIAAISARFVQLQHGDIDKRLYHAQKSSLICHNDAQVEVKPYVLDDQMCDECQGARCGGKFAPFFCANVTCLQYYCEFCWANIHSRAGREFHKPLVKEGADRPRQIHFRWN
- the CPEB2 gene encoding cytoplasmic polyadenylation element-binding protein 2 isoform X3 — translated: MQDELLLGVTQQQAGSERLGSGPAAGHPPLSHPSSDFKPSLGPHHQDLNKQQPLPPAPQLSQKRKEFKQQQLSSPAQLGSSHPLTNHHSPDYHRHPPQQQHFSHPTDKYQEHRQPRQLLSARPPEQPQTGDYPPYQPLSPAEQKGGAESGGSERLPPSCPGAQAAADPNVGVVVSSCVNPPPSPPHLQATAQLPPMESPPNSHLLGNPGTLLPGGLGSGFSSLQSSEIPSPHHQSGGGSSSAASPPPPPLPGFGTPWSVQTSSPPPPQTQQPPVSSSSSGSQISAMPPPSPESETSFYPGIPSSINPAFFQSFSPVSPHNPCAGPFSSPFSAAAPPPQMNLPQQQQQNRRSPVSPQLQHQHQAAAAAAAFLQQRNSYNHHQPLLKQSPWSNHQSSGWSTGNMSWGGMHGRDHRRTGNMGIPGTMNQISPLKKPFSGNVIAPPKFTRSTPSLTPKSWIEDNVFRTDNNSNTLLPLQVRMDRNRMYDSLNMHSLENSLIDIMRAEHDPLKGRLSYPHPGTDNLLMLNGRSSLFPIDDGLLDDGHSDQVGVLNSPTCYSAHQNGERIERFSRKVFVGGLPPDIDEDEITASFRRFGPLVVDWPHKAESKSYFPPKGYAFLLFQEESSVQALIDACIEEDGKLYLCVSSPTIKDKPVQIRPWNLSDSDFVMDGSQPLDPRKTIFVGGVPRPLRAVELAMIMDRLYGGVCYAGIDTDPELKYPKGAGRVAFSNQQSYIAAISARFVQLQHGDIDKRLYHAQKSSLICHNDAQVEVKPYVLDDQMCDECQGARCGGKFAPFFCANVTCLQYYCEFCWANIHSRAGREFHKPLVKEGADRPRQIHFRWN
- the CPEB2 gene encoding cytoplasmic polyadenylation element-binding protein 2 isoform X6, translating into MQDELLLGVTQQQAGSERLGSGPAAGHPPLSHPSSDFKPSLGPHHQDLNKQQPLPPAPQLSQKRKEFKQQQLSSPAQLGSSHPLTNHHSPDYHRHPPQQQHFSHPTDKYQEHRQPRQLLSARPPEQPQTGDYPPYQPLSPAEQKGGAESGGSERLPPSCPGAQAAADPNVGVVVSSCVNPPPSPPHLQATAQLPPMESPPNSHLLGNPGTLLPGGLGSGFSSLQSSEIPSPHHQSGGGSSSAASPPPPPLPGFGTPWSVQTSSPPPPQTQQPPVSSSSSGSQISAMPPPSPESETSFYPGIPSSINPAFFQSFSPVSPHNPCAGPFSSPFSAAAPPPQMNLPQQQQQNRRSPVSPQLQHQHQAAAAAAAFLQQRNSYNHHQPLLKQSPWSNHQSSGWSTGNMSWGGMHGRDHRRTGNMGIPGTMNQISPLKKPFSGNVIAPPKFTRSTPSLTPKSWIEDNVFRTDNNSNTLLPLQVRMDRNRMYDSLNMHSLENSLIDIMRAEHDPLKGRLSYPHPGTDNLLMLNGRSSLFPIDDGLLDDGHSDQVGVLNSPTCYSAHQNGERIERFSRKVFVGGLPPDIDEDEITASFRRFGPLVVDWPHKAESKSYFPPKGYAFLLFQEESSVQALIDACIEEDGKLYLCVSSPTIKDKPVQIRPWNLSDSDFVMDGSQPLDPRKTIFVGGVPRPLRAVELAMIMDRLYGGVCYAGIDTDPELKYPKGAGRVAFSNQQSYIAAISARFVQLQHGDIDKRVEVKPYVLDDQMCDECQGARCGGKFAPFFCANVTCLQYYCEFCWANIHSRAGREFHKPLVKEGADRPRQIHFRWN
- the CPEB2 gene encoding cytoplasmic polyadenylation element-binding protein 2 isoform X4, translated to MQDELLLGVTQQQAGSERLGSGPAAGHPPLSHPSSDFKPSLGPHHQDLNKQQPLPPAPQLSQKRKEFKQQQLSSPAQLGSSHPLTNHHSPDYHRHPPQQQHFSHPTDKYQEHRQPRQLLSARPPEQPQTGDYPPYQPLSPAEQKGGAESGGSERLPPSCPGAQAAADPNVGVVVSSCVNPPPSPPHLQATAQLPPMESPPNSHLLGNPGTLLPGGLGSGFSSLQSSEIPSPHHQSGGGSSSAASPPPPPLPGFGTPWSVQTSSPPPPQTQQPPVSSSSSGSQISAMPPPSPESETSFYPGIPSSINPAFFQSFSPVSPHNPCAGPFSSPFSAAAPPPQMNLPQQQQQNRRSPVSPQLQHQHQAAAAAAAFLQQRNSYNHHQPLLKQSPWSNHQSSGWSTGNMSWGGMHGRDHRRTGNMGIPGTMNQISPLKKPFSGNVIAPPKFTRSTPSLTPKSWIEDNVFRTDNNSNTLLPLQVRMDRNRMYDSLNMHSLENSLIDIMRAEHDPLKGRLSYPHPGTDNLLMLNARSYGRRRGRSSLFPIDDGLLDDGHSDQVGVLNSPTCYSAHQNGERIERFSRKVFVGGLPPDIDEDEITASFRRFGPLVVDWPHKAESKSYFPPKGYAFLLFQEESSVQALIDACIEEDGKLYLCVSSPTIKDKPVQIRPWNLSDSDFVMDGSQPLDPRKTIFVGGVPRPLRAVELAMIMDRLYGGVCYAGIDTDPELKYPKGAGRVAFSNQQSYIAAISARFVQLQHGDIDKRVEVKPYVLDDQMCDECQGARCGGKFAPFFCANVTCLQYYCEFCWANIHSRAGREFHKPLVKEGADRPRQIHFRWN